Proteins encoded within one genomic window of Ciona intestinalis unplaced genomic scaffold, KH HT001094.1, whole genome shotgun sequence:
- the LOC100182475 gene encoding RNA-binding protein 5-like — protein MDHNSSRFEPYYTEEQRRYSPPHEEYFQEREHQWNQHVSQGSPRRSIGYDYPRRDQDPPGRFRERSPYREYQEEEDDKGRRRRITPRRSRSPRRSRSPRLRRSRSPRRSRSPIRSRSPRRSPRRSMSPIRSRSLRRSRSPRVSRSPRRSRSPRLSARRSSNGSFSGSPRRSPRRSPQRRDQSPDYRQRRDKRELDRDRRDDDRRRTSDRDNTWARGSSSIVRIRDVPSTIDEVTIRSILQKFEASFVSARIKREYGTNNTSESVCDIQFERVRGAIEWMTQHDGQLDIRGVRMDMEYLDDDHSDRSRDRRRDNYPTRGRDDDHVGYRTGPTDTMIVKGLNFDTTEATIRQSFEYITHFPIVDIRLVRDKLGNSRGFCFVQWKTLEDCQQVLEYLRTATPRFHIDGRHVILDFSTPHGSSYKGRSAPQPTASSAAISAAVQVAEAAIQAAQWSQQGKKAADSRNTADAMNGKANEYNRQATAAVASPAPKVENKPTVPPQSPKNAAPDPTKFKYDPTSGYYYDAVTGYYYDANSRYFYNSHTGEYMYWDMNSRSYVKVSQDAQNKEKETKEKQQKEQKETKNVNAKKIAKDMARWAKAQNKKKDEIKKMLDEPGTPGTAGTMAAPVVPPPRKKETYADAAFSVLEKQVSEAERQAAVHAAYKQDLFRKPDLPGSRKKPSHDESGLVSYMKASDSEEEEEEEELNEESFLDWNKLACLLCKRGFPSRDMLTKHKDLSDLHKQNLEKRKIKTGSLTKKKKDVGNVSAIKYRDRAAERRNKFGITDPPPKRSHGRDAYVPYEQPTKDGLDNTNIGNQMLQKMGWKQGSGLGKSMSGITAPIQVQQRSRGSGLGMRGSSYGLDGSEGDYKSVAKKLTYARYMETD, from the coding sequence CCTAGGCGCAGCATCGGATACGATTATCCAAGAAGAGACCAGGATCCTCCTGGAAGGTTTAGAGAACGATCACCTTATAGAGAATATCAAGAGGAGGAAGAtgataaaggaagacgcagaAGAATTACTCCAAGAAGATCTAGATCGCCAAGAAGATCACGGTCTCCAAGATTAAGGAGATCCAGGTCCCCTAGAAGATCTAGGTCTCCAATAAGATCTAGATCTCCAAGACGGTCTCCCAGGCGATCTATGTCACCTATAAGATCAAGGTCGCTGAGAAGATCACGATCACCAAGAGTTTCACGATCTCCCAGAAGATCTAGGTCTCCAAGATTGTCTGCACGGAGGTCTTCAAATGGATCTTTTAGTGGTTCCCCCCGTAGATCACCAAGGAGGTCCCCACAAAGAAGAGATCAGTCTCCTGATTATCGACAAAGAAGAGACAAAAGGGAACTTGACCGTGATCGAAGAGATGATGACAGAAGAAGAACTTCTGACCGCGATAATACCTGGGCTCGTGGCTCAAGTTCCATTGTAAGGATCAGGGATGTACCTTCCACCATCGATGAAGTGACAATTCGCTCCATTCTTCAGAAGTTTGAAGCTTCGTTTGTCTCCGCTCGGATCAAGCGAGAATATGGAACGAACAACACAAGTGAGTCTGTGTGCGATATCCAGTTTGAGAGAGTGAGAGGGGCTATTGAATGGATGACCCAACATGATGGTCAACTGGACATCCGTGGTGTGCGGATGGACATGGAGTATTTGGATGATGACCATAGTGATAGATCTAGAGACAGAAGAAGAGACAATTATCCAACAAGAGGAAGAGATGATGATCATGTTGGTTATCGAACTGGACCAACTGATACCATGATTGTAAAAGGTCTTAACTTTGATACAACTGAAGCAACAATACGTCAGTCGTTTGAGTACATAACACATTTTCCTATTGTGGATATACGTTTGGTGAGAGACAAGCTTGGAAACTCAAGaggattttgttttgttcagtGGAAGACACTGGAAGATTGTCAACAAGTGTTAGAATACCTTCGTACAGCAACACCAAGGTTTCATATTGATGGAAGACATGTTATATTGGACTTTAGCACCCCACATGGTTCCAGCTATAAAGGGAGAAGTGCACCTCAACCAACAGCTTCATCAGCTGCTATTTCTGCTGCAGttcaagttgctgaagctgCAATACAAGCTGCACAATGGTCCCAGCAAGGAAAGAAAGCTGCAGACAGTAGAAATACTGCCGATGCAATGAATGGCAAAGCTAATGAATACAACAGACAAGCAACAGCAGCAGTTGCATCACCAGCACCCAAGGTTGAAAACAAGCCAACTGTGCCACCCCAGTCACCTAAGAATGCAGCTCCAGATCCTACCAAGTTTAAATATGATCCTACTTCTGGTTACTATTATGATGCAGTGACTGGTTATTATTATGATGCCAATTCAAGATATTTCTACAACAGCCACACAGGTGAATACATGTATTGGGATATGAACAGTCGCTCTTATGTAAAAGTCTCACAAGACGCACAGAATAAAGAGaaagaaacaaaagaaaaacaacaaaaggaACAGAAGGAAACCAAGAATGTCAACGccaaaaaaattgcaaaagaCATGGCGAGATGGGCTAAAGCGCAGAACAAGAAAAaggatgaaataaaaaagatgcTGGATGAACCAGGTACACCTGGAACAGCAGGGACAATGGCTGCTCCTGTGGTTCCACCTCCAAGGAAAAAAGAAACTTATGCCGATGCTGCATTTTCTGTTCTTGAGAAGCAGGTTTCTGAAGCAGAGAGACAGGCAGCTGTTCATGCTGCTTATAAACAAGATCTGTTTCGTAAACCAGATCTTCCTGGGTCAAGAAAGAAACCTTCACATGATGAATCTGGGTTGGTTTCTTACATGAAAGCAAGTGATAgtgaagaagaggaagaagaagaagagttAAATGAGGAGAGCTTCCTGGACTGGAACAAACTTGCGTGTCTTCTTTGTAAACGTGGATTTCCTTCAAGAGATATGTTGACCAAACACAAGGACTTATCTGATCTTCATAAACAGAActtagaaaaaagaaaaattaaaactggaAGCTTgacaaagaaaaagaaagatGTGGGTAATGTCAGTGCAATTAAGTATCGAGATCGTGCGGCTGAAAGGAGAAATAAATTTGGTATTACTGATCCCCCACCTAAGCGCTCTCATGGTAGAGATGCCTATGTTCCTTATGAGCAACCCACTAAAGATGGTTTGGATAATACGAACATTGGAAACCAAATGTTACAGAAGATGGGTTGGAAACAGGGCTCTGGGCTTGGGAAATCGATGAGTGGTATAACAGCTCCCATACAAGTCCAACAGCGCTCTCGTGGTTCAGGACTTGGTATGAGAGGATCCAGCTATGGGTTGGATGGCAGTGAAGGTGATTACAAATCTGTAGCAAAGAAACTGACTTATGCGAGATACATGGAAACTGATTGA